The window GGACGCGAAAGACGAAGAGGGCGCCTGCATCCGCTGCGGCAAGCCGAGCCACAAGCGGGTGCTCTTCGCCCAGTCCTACTGATAGAAGGGAGGCGCGCCATGACGACGCCGTGGAGCGACGAGAAGATCCAGGAGCGCATGAAGCTGAAGGTCGGCCTGGCCGAGATGCTCAAGGGCGGCTGCATCATGGACGTGACCAACGCCGAACAGGCCAAGATCGCCGAGGAGGCCGGCGCGGTCGCCGTGATGGCGCTGGAGCGCATCCCCGCCGACATCCGCAAGGACGGCGGCATCGCGCGGATGAGCCAGCCCAAGATGATCAAGGCGATCCAGGAGACGGTGTCGATACCGGTCATGGCCAAGTGCCGGATCGGGCACTTCGCGGAGGCGCAGATCCTCGAGGCGCTGGGCGTGGACTTCGTGGACGAGTCGGAGGTGCTGACGCCCGCCGACGAGAAGAACCACGTCGACAAGTGGCCGTTCAAGGTGCCCTTTGTATGCGGGTGCCGCGACCTGGGGGAGGCGCTCAGGCGGATCGGCGAGGGCGCGGCGATGATCCGGACCAAGGGGGAGGCCGGGAGCGGGAACATCGTCGAGGCCGTGCGGCACATGCGAGCGGTGCAGGAGGGGATCCGGCGGCTGACGGTGCTGCGGGAGGACGAGTTGATGGCGGAGGCGAAGGCGCTCGGCGCGCCGTACCACATAGTGCTGGAGACCGCCAAGCTGGGCAAGCTGCCGGTGCCGAACTTCGCGGCCGGGGGGGTGGCGACGCCTGCCGACGCATCGTTGATGATGCAGCTGGGGGCGGAGTCGGTGTTCGTGGGATCGGGGATCTTCAAGAGCAAGGATCCACAGCCGCGGGCCGAGGCCATCGTGCAGGCGGTGACGTATTATGACGATCCCCAGAAGCTGCTGGAGATCAGCATGGAGCTGGGGGAGGCCATGGAGGGGCTGGACGTGGCGAGTATGCCTGAAGGGGAGAAGATGGCTAGTCGGGGGTGGTAGCGCCACCCGCCGAGAAGTCTCGAGCGCCCGGCTCGGCTGCGGCCGGGGCGGGCGTTTTTTTGTGGGGTGTTTCGTGGGCGCCTCCACGTGGAGGAGTAGTCTTCAGGTTTGATCAGGTGAGGACGAGTTGAGCGAGCTTCCCATGGGTATTCTCGCCCTGCAGGGCGACTTCGAGCTGCACGAGCAGGCGCTGGACCGGCAGGGCGTGGCGCACGTGCGCGTGCGCCGGCCCGAGGAGCTTGAGCGGGTGCGGGGATTGATCATTCCCGGCGGGGAGAGCACGACGATGACGCGGCTGATCGACAAGGCGGGGTTGCGGCAGCCGATCCTGGATTTCGCGGCGGCGGGGAAGCCGATTCTCGGCACATGCGCGGGCCTGATCATGCTGGCGACGCGGATAGACGAAGAAGAGGGACGACACGGAGTGAAGCCGTTGGGGTTGCTGGATGTGCTGGTCAGGCGCAACGGCTACGGCCGGCAGATCGACTCGTTCGTGGGGGATGTGGAGATCGTGGCGACGGGGGAGAGGGTGTCGGGGGTGTTCATCCGGGCGCCGAAGATCCTGGGGGTCGGGGACGGAGTCGAGGTCGTTGTTACGCGGGACGGGGAGCCAGTAGGGGTGAGGGTTGGAAACGTGACCGGGTTGGCTTATCATCCGGAAGCGAACGGAGATCCGGCCAAACTGGCCGTGGCAATATATATCTGATCATTTATTCGCCGGGAGGTCGTATGCGACGAGTCGAGATCCTGGCACTCTTCGAGAAGATCACGGTCTGGAAGAAGAAGGGGCAGCGTGCACCGCACAAGCCACTGCTCGCCTTGCTGGCGTTGGCGGATATTCAACTCGGGCGCGAGCGGTTGCGGCCGTATGCCGATATCGACAAACCGCTCCGCAAATTGCTCCAGGAATTCGGACCAGCCCGCCAAAGCTACCATCCCGAATATCCATTCTGGCATCTGCAGAGTGATGGACTGTGGGAAGTGGGTAGTGATGAACCGATGCGTCCGCGAACAGGTAACACGGACCCGCCCAAGAGGGAATTACTACGTACTCATGCCCAAGGCGGCTTCACGGCCGAAGTGCATGCTGCGTTGAGACGCAACAGGACATTGCAGGTCGATGTCGTACAGCAACTGCTCGATGCGCATTTCGACGGACCAAAGCAAGGTGGCAAC is drawn from bacterium and contains these coding sequences:
- the pdxS gene encoding pyridoxal 5'-phosphate synthase lyase subunit PdxS, which produces MTTPWSDEKIQERMKLKVGLAEMLKGGCIMDVTNAEQAKIAEEAGAVAVMALERIPADIRKDGGIARMSQPKMIKAIQETVSIPVMAKCRIGHFAEAQILEALGVDFVDESEVLTPADEKNHVDKWPFKVPFVCGCRDLGEALRRIGEGAAMIRTKGEAGSGNIVEAVRHMRAVQEGIRRLTVLREDELMAEAKALGAPYHIVLETAKLGKLPVPNFAAGGVATPADASLMMQLGAESVFVGSGIFKSKDPQPRAEAIVQAVTYYDDPQKLLEISMELGEAMEGLDVASMPEGEKMASRGW
- the pdxT gene encoding pyridoxal 5'-phosphate synthase glutaminase subunit PdxT; this translates as MSELPMGILALQGDFELHEQALDRQGVAHVRVRRPEELERVRGLIIPGGESTTMTRLIDKAGLRQPILDFAAAGKPILGTCAGLIMLATRIDEEEGRHGVKPLGLLDVLVRRNGYGRQIDSFVGDVEIVATGERVSGVFIRAPKILGVGDGVEVVVTRDGEPVGVRVGNVTGLAYHPEANGDPAKLAVAIYI